From Danio rerio strain Tuebingen ecotype United States chromosome 2, GRCz12tu, whole genome shotgun sequence:
TAATAGTTCAATTTTAATTGTTCAATGTCAGTTGTTCTCTCTAATTGGTTTCATGGTAAATGTCTAAAGCGTACTTGAGAGACTTTAAGGTttacttcattaaaaaaattaaaattgtgtcTTCCTCTCCCTTCATGAAAATTTTAGGTGACACCAACGAGACTTGAAAACCAATGACTGTTTTATAGGGCAGTAGTTAACAGTAATAAATGGAGAAAACATCATCAATTTGGCAACACGTTGCATGCAAATTgacacaacacatgcaaatgcagAAATACATATCAGAAATGTGTCGGGGACCTCAAAAAGTGGCTGCTTCCTGTTTAGAAATAGTGGGTGCTTCTCAATTCTAATTTGTGCATCCTACTATCCTATCCTTGCTTCCTTTCCTCACATCTTAGCTTCACACCTTTAGGAAAGAAAAGATGCGAGAACAGAGGAATGTAATCAAGTTAATATATAGATTTGTGTGTTGTCGAAATGATGAAAATCTTCTCAGTTTATTACTGTTTTTCTTATTAACCCTCAGCACATTTGCGATCTCTCTGCTGTCATACAATAACACAAATCATGATATGAATTTTGTTCACATTATTAGAAGGCAAACTGCAAACATATACAGAGTGAACaactcactttatttttaaaCCTTAAAAGCAGGGAAACCTAGGTCTTAAACCAAATACACATTGCAAAAATGCtgtaattacaaatattttccaCTGTGAAATACACTTACACTGTCAACATCTGGTCTTCCCTTTAGCATTAAATATTCTACAGCATAAGtcttttcccagtgctgggttgcagctccactgcgtaaaaacataggcccgaatatttggcggttcataccCCTGATgaacaagggactaagctaaagggaaatgaataaatgaagcacATGTTTGATGTATGCACTGTCGTGTCACGTCGAGTGTACCAATCAGAACCCTCCAGCAGACTGTTAGCTACTAACAATAGCTACTTTTCCACTGCTGGTAAGTACTGCTTAAAGCAGGCATATATACATgcattaattcattctttttcttttcgacttagtccctttattaatcaggtgttgccacagtggaatgaaccgccaacttatccagcttgtcTGGGGCATAaaccaccttcttgctgtgaggcaattgtgctacccactgcgccaccatgctgcctggCATATAGACATATTATAGACATATCATTATAGTTACACCACCTCTACCTTTCTCTCTTTTGTGACATTACTCTAGGTCACCCCATCCAGCTCTCACTGGATCTAGTACTCTGCTACCAGTGAGAGGAATGCCTGCGCCTTGTCTACTGCTCACAATACAGTTATTTAAAGTTTGATGCAACAGtcatttaaagggtcatgaaacaccccTGTCTAGGAATGGGCGAGTAATCGaaattcagaacctataatcgatcaaaattttcaaggtcaattttttcaaaaacctaatttacctaatttatgcttattatattattctgatcTAATACTTCTGCCAGGCACATGTGTAGGGTCAGGCGCAGCCTTCACATACCCGTACACCTTTCAAAAAAAggtaactacacatcacaacgacatgtagcgcaagctttgtgattggttggtttggtagCGGTGGGGAGGGTGGGCGGTGCGGAGAGCCGTGTTTTACacaatgtttgttttcatttcagttgttcagcattGCTGTTCAATAAAGAATCATAGATaatagtgtgtgggtgtttcctttaattattttaaaatcaagtaacaCACCATTTATTCAAAAAATCTCACACTTGTAAtaaatgagcatatttactgtataaaacTTGAACAGTAGGGggcaaaaacattaaataaataaataaaataatggttcattaattgtaatcgagttaaaatgttaatCGAGAtgatcaagattttgattttaggtcaaATCACCCAGCTTTAaccctgtctcagcagggtgttttcacacctctagtttgaaaaaagtcaggaaagtggctGAGTCCaactttgtttaggtgggagtggcaaaagagggaagggtttgcatgaaaaggggattTTTATTACGTGCACTACAGCTGATTTTCACaccagcaacacaaacacagaaacaaggGAGATGGACAGTGATTCAGAGAGCGGCATTTACAGAGGACCTGAGAGCTGTGGAAGTGGAGAATTTTCAGTCCATAAtgttgtagtgatattactgtaaacttagcaACTAAATAATTTGGCTAAGatctgtctttaaaaactgaaatagtaCTTTTgatgatactaactaactttgccgtttggtcggcgccaatagcctagtggttaggtGTGCCAGCATGTAGCACaatggtgctcacggcgacccaagtttggttcccggctcgaggtcctttgccaaccctttccctctctctgctcctaatactttcctgtctgcaaCGTCTACTGTCCATTCCAAATAAAGGGGAAAAaccctaaaaaaataattataaaaaaaaacgttgccatttgaataaacataaacaaagatcaTTGATTACACACTTACAAatccgtagagacaggacaatcaacacaaactgaaACTGCGTCTTTTTTTAAATGGAGATGAggggcaaatctggatttcaccatttccagttgcgtaaagctcttgggtaaaaaatgttcTCTACTAACATATTTTTGtcacgtgttagcagaccactgttaTCCACACATGTCCATGCGCGATCAGTGCACTCATCatggggaaatggaaacaaaacctttgttgtcacatttaaaaatgcaacactgacgacccatttCTCAGAACAATTCTTCTCCTATTTGTTtgaattacggttggcaacacaacgtggcatctctaTGAACAACACTGttacaggtaaaaacagtctttgaAGCTGTTATCATGTATGTTAATAAAGTTGCATCTCGTTCACAAtggagcgtgctgattggttcgaaccaactCCAAGAATTAAAGcacagatgtgctgaaaacttaatgacgtcactttgtaccagccagtacagacagccaatctccacgctggaatttacacattGATCTCATCGCCGTGatgtagcttcaaaatttctttttgaACCAGATTTGCTCTGAACAACACTAATTCTCACTGTTagctaaatatatgtgtcctaatagtgtttttagcaagtGGGACACAAATACATGACTGTCAACAcctcaaaaaaagtgttttggtaCTTCGTGAACTTTTAAAATGGATGTTGCTGACTTTAAATCTAGGCCTCTGTTGTAGTAAATATATTTAGTAATAGTACAGTTTGCTTAAATCCTCAACCGCTATAATACTTGGCACTATATGCAGAGGAAAAGTTTTGAAAAGTGAGCTGCACTGAGAAGTACTATATATACACGTATGTAAGATACTGTACATAACTTCTTTTGCTGCAGATTCTTCTGTTCATTTGTGTGAGTGCAGTGGAAACATTCCTGCTGCTGTTTTGAATTTTAGGCATATTTAAAATCTCAAATGAACAAAATTACTATTAACAAGCATGTTTACCCTAGAGCACATCATGGTTTTAGATGTTCTGTAGCAAATTTTAATCTATTTCATTGTTGCAGATGGCTTCAGCGAATGATGCTCGGTATGGACAAAAAGACTCTGCAGAACAGAACTTTGACTACATGTTTAAGGTCCTGATCATTGGTAACAGCAGTGTTGGCAAAACTAGTTTCCTGTTCCGTTATGCTGATGACTCCTTCACACCTGCTTTTGTCAGCACTGTCGGCATAGACTTCAAAGTCAAGACCATCTATAGGAACGACAAGAGGATAAAGCTCCAAATATGGGTAAAGACACATTTCAGCTTTCCTTTTTACTTGAGTTTTGCGTTTGACCTATGCTGTGTTGATTTTGATTTGGAAGTATGTATTTTTGAACCATCAAGACAtctttaattaaactattatgtatTTCAGGACACTGCTGGGCAGGAGAGGTACAGGACCATCACCACAGCTTACTATCGCGGAGCAATGGGCTTCATTCTTATGTATGACATCACCAACGAGGATTCTTTTAATGCCGTTCAGGACTGGTAGGAATGACTATTTTTGTCAGTAAATCATGGAAAATGACTTTTGGAAAAACGTTTCTTAGTTTCTGTTAAACTCCAGCCTTTTCTGAGAACATGGCATATATTTGCAGCAACCAAGTGCAGTGTGATTTTCCACACAAACCGATATACTGTACAACATGACAGTCACAAACACGTGTGATTTGTAAGTAGGCATGAAGTTAAAACTCACTGCCTATTTTCAAAATGCATGCTATTGATCTCACTGTGAATGATTCTTCCTAGTTGATTCATCCATTTTATTGTATATTGGGGTGTAACTGTACACAGAAGTCACGATTTGGTATGTGTCTCAGTTAAATATGGGTTTGGTACAAGAAATAAGTAACAAATACCCAGTGCTtgcctttttttgtttattttaaacaggcaGACGTGTTTTGTCACAATCAGCTGCAGAACTGAAAAGCTTTTTGTGATAAGAAGTACTTAATAAAACGTTAACAGTGTGTCGAATGTAAAATTCAATGAACTACAAAACTGAAATctcttaaaatgaaaatgttagcAGTGCAGGTCCGTCTATCAGCTGTTAATGCAGCAGCCAGTGCAGTGGACATCTCCTGTTCAATCACTGCTATCGCTTGTGTGTGTATGAGGTATAAAGACTGGCTTATGTGCACACGAGTCTTAAATTTGTATAGTTTTTTCTATGTAAATGCACTTGATGGACGTGTGTGACCAATATCTGTAGCAGCCCTTTTATATAGTTTTTCAAGATAAAGAATTTCAATTTTTATACAAGTACTACTTATCTAGCCACTTTTCCGGTATTGACCCAAATACTCAGACCCATCCCTTCTAGTCAGCACAGAAATGGTTTCTTTTTCCAATTGCTGCTGATAATGTAACTCTTTGGAATGCAATATCAGTGGCAGTTGTTGCCTTCGTAACATAGTTATAACGTAAATGACAAAATTTTGGCACTactttttccagatatttactttGTTGAATAACAAAAAGTAACGTTTCCACTTAGCCAGCTATGGAGAAACTGGCAGCCAGGGAACAGAATAGCGATATCGTTCACACATTGGTTCCTAAAATTTGCATCTCGTGTTTCAAAATCAAAGATGGATTCTGTTAGAAATGGCTCTTTGTTTCTTTCACTGCTGTGGTCTTTTCTGTCTTCCTCCGGTGACTGGCACATCTGAATTGCCTATATACATTGTCAGAGTCATGTTATATGAACCAAACTGCAACGCCCATATTGTGGGACAAATACAAATTTTGGGACAAATACATGTTCATTTACACCCCTGATATGTTTATGTTATCTGGAGCTAGACTTTCAGCCAATGAGATTTCAGGGTGGATAGGGCTACCTGCCGCTATTGATGCCCACTTTCAAAATGGTGCCTAATGAAGCCTTAAAACAAATCTTATGAATCTTTTATGTTAAAAAGTGGTATTGTTATGTCATAACTAATCCAATCATTTTTGTAGCATttacagatgtttttgtttagcaGTTGTCGTTATTTTGTGCTGTGTTGAATTCTCCGTCAATCATTTTGCAAAGTAatgggttaatttgattcaaatcTTTGAAAAGCTTTGTTTTGTCATCACTGTCCACCACACTGTCACAAAAATTTAACCAAACAATGTTTTACCCATATGTAAATAAATTGCATCATGTCAAATGCATTGTAAAAATGCATTGTGTAAGCAGTGTACTAGTTATATATTATCATTTCATCCAGAAACAATGTAATTTaggttaaaaaacacacacacaattacaaatGCAATAAGCATGTATTGAGGTTCTCCTCACTTTTGACAAGTCCTTTAAATTAAACCGAGAAAGCAATCAAAAGAGTCATGGTTGTAAAGATGTCACCATTTACAATGCACGCTTTCAAAAACTGCATATCATTTAATTAAAGTAGTATTTAGGCAGTTCAAATTCTTTATCTTAATGTCCCTCATTGCTTTCAGGTCCACACAGATTAAGACGTATTCATGGGACAACGCTCAAGTGCTGCTGGTGGGAAATAAGTGTGATATGGAAGATGAGAGAGTTGTTGCTGGACAGAGAGGCAGACAATTGTCTGAACAGCTAGGTGAGTTTTCCTGATTACTTTTACATCTAACAAGAATGTTTAAATGCTAATCTGATGTTGTCAAGCTTTGTCAAATATTTCATTGTCAATTAGGTTTTCAGAGATGAAATACTGTAATGGGTGCAGTCTCAGTATTATTAAATTAGTGAAagttaatgatttttttcttatttaatttgctataaatttcagtttagttttagtttgctTCCTTAATGGTATTGTTAattctagtttttattttatgagcacatttctatttagtttttatatatttcacaTAAAATGTCCAGTGGCAAACAAAGTTAAGTGTTTGCACAGCTTACATTAACTCTTGTACAAACCTCttagtaataaaattaaaatataagttTGAACTGAACCAAAAACCACACAAATGCAATGTACACttacaaaagtaaaaatgatGTAGATTTCAGACAAACATCTTTACATTAAAGATACTATATGTAGTTAAACATCTCTAGTTTACATTTTTGGCAGATGATAAAAAGACAGAAACGTttcatgtttatgtttatttttgctaaaaaaaaattttaagttatTTCAGTAAATATATGAATGTTGATAAGTGTTTTTAGTTGACtttagattttttcattttaCTAAGAATTTTAGTCCTAGTTTCTGTTTACTAAAAAAACCTTGCATCCAATTAACATACGGCaggtaaaataagtattgtacgcatcacaatttttctcagaaatatatttttaaaggtgctgttggcTTGGAAATTTTCACAAGATACATTATATGTAACTACCAAAGTAATCCATgtatacaaagaaaacaaaactaatttttttaaatcaggggtcaccaaccctgtttttggagagctaccttcctgcagaattcagctccGACCATGATAAAACACAAccaaaccaattaattaggacctgaagcagcacttgataattacatgtgtttggtcagggttgcaactgaaatcagcAGGAAGGTAGCtttccaggagcagggttggtgacccctggtttataaattaagttatacgtACATAAATTAAACAACACAAGGAAAAAGGTTTCGAACACGCGTAAAAAAGAAAGTGTAAAATGACATGGAATGCCCAGACAGCAGATGAAATCTCTCAGGAGGtattcagcaatcctctgccccTTGTCagagtaaatgaatattagcttaGCCACAACACCTACATTATCAGATGttgaagataaaaccagggtggacatttcagcaagacagtgatttcaaacacagctaAAGAAACACAACTGGgttcagaaaagaaaataaagctgccgAATGGTTAGATCAGATTTCATCGAAGACACTTACAGAACCAAGAAGATTTGAAGACTTTGTTGAAGTTTTCGAACAAAACACCTGACCAATGCATTTGACTCTATTCCACATACAAAAATTCTTTTATAGAAAGTATAAAATACCTTTGAGTAGTAATTATCTCCATGTGTCATTTCAATGTTATTACGCATAACTAATTTTTCTGATTATTATTTCTCGACTGTTACAGGCTTTGAGTTTTTTGAAGCCAGTGCCAAGGACAATATAAACGTCAAGCAGACATTTGAGCGTCTGGTGGATGTAATCTGTGAGAGAATGTCAGAGAACCTGGAGTCAGCAGATCCATCCATGACTGGAAACAAGCTGGGTCCCGAGCTCTCAGAGCAACCGCAGCGCTCACACAAGGACTGCGCTTGCTAACCGGAATCACCCGCAAACGCAGACTGAACAATGGAAAACTTTGGTAAGGGATGAGCTGATGAGATGCGGAGAGCCTGTCTTTTTCTGCCAGCATCTTTATACTAGATTTTGAATGATTACAAGTCAATTTAGGGTCTAATGAATTACAATGTGAAATCGGGTGAATGACATTGTGTGGTCCAAATTCACATAAATATCCTCAGCTCTTTGGCAAGACATATTTGATTCTTTTCCAAACAAACATTTACAGCTTTACGATCAGACTTTAGTGTGGAAACCATCAGCATGAAGGCTCATGATTGATTCAATCTTAAACTTGAATTTTCCGTAAAGTACTGTTTCACTCTTTTataaaagtaaagagtaaatatCGAAGACACACTAATTCATTTGCTCCCTATCACTTTTAAATAACAGCAGgtgtattttattatacatattatattatattatataagtaaAATGCTATACGTGTCATAATCAATGTTATTAGGAAAAAATAATTATGGTGTGCTTAAATGCaacttgtttttgtaaaatgaaaaattattattattattattattattgaattttcAGTCATGTTTAGTCCAGTTCATCCACATACTGATGATTATTTTACCAcatgtatgagtgtctgtgtgcatgttagTACGCCATCCTAGCATAGATATTTTGTTTACAGTAATAGATAAGGGGTTTATTATCATTCCACTGGCTGAAAGCAAAAACATGAATTGATGAGCTTTAACTGTGTATTTTGAAGAAACCGTAATATTAAAAACTAATGTTATTCGCTTAAAGCTCTCATTTTGGCCTCAGAAATAAATCCTGCTAAGATAATAAGTTCCTTTATTGAATATGCATCATTGATTGATCACTTGTTAGTGAACACGATACTGTTGTTAATTATGTTATGATTAAGTGTTAATTTACTGCTTTATTTATTGCGtatttattttcttgcatttATATTGGCGTATGTGTTCTGTTTTCGATTAAGAGAGCTACTGCTATTCTTACTGATCAGGCGTGGATCCCTGAAATGTCTCACTTTCAGACTTTCATATACAGAAGGATGCAGTGATTGTTTGAAAACCTCCTGTATTACAGTATGTGATTATTTCCCCCCTATGCAATGCAGAAGATTTCTCATACCAAATAGTAACTAAATGCAGGGACGCTGTTTGTAAGGTGCAAAATTGATGATTTCTACCCTTTATTTATATCCTGTTTACAGTCCGTCTTAAACCTCCGCAAGCCACTGGAAtgaacttttttatatatacagagAAATTTAACACATTAGGAAGCTTTATATGTAAtcactgttaaattacagaccaTGAAACTGAGTTGGAGGAGTAGAACACTTGGTTTTGATACTCTttttgtagtttgtcattttgaGTTTTGTTCGTTTTCTAAATTGTACAATAGTTCCACTACTGTTTCTGCACTATGACggatgtcattttaaaaaattgcaCACAGGTTTTAAGTGTGGTACATCATATTATGCTGTTTTTCACCCTTGGACAGATCGCTTATGATAATCCACTACACTAGCAACTGATATGTGCTGGACACTTAATGTTACAAGTTTTATTCCAAATGAAATGGCCACATGCATCTGTTAGAGTTCAATAAAAGCTTTTGTTTGGAATCTGTTGTGTTGTGACTGTCATTGGGAATGACCTGTGCCTTTTATATGAGATGTAATCAGTGTCACTGAGTGATGATGGCCTGTGCAACTTGCAGAACATTCAGGGGGCATCAGTAAGTCTTCAAATAAACAGTTTGATAAACGAAAGATATTTATggcttatgtatgtatgtatgtatacagttgaagtcagaattattagcccctttttaaattttcacagtatgtctgataatattttttcttctggaaaaagtcttatttgtgtaatttaggctagaataaaagcagtttttaattttttaaacaccattttagggacaaaattattagcccctttaagctatttttcttctcaatagtcttcagaacaaaccattgatttacaataacttgcctaattaccctaacatgcctagttaacttaattagcctagtttagcctttaaatgtcaatttagacTGTATAGTcctaagtgtcttgaaaaatatatagtcagatattatttactgtcatcatggcacagataaaataaatcagttattagaaatgagttatcaaaactattatgtttagaaatgtgttgaaaaaaaatttctccgttaaacagaaattggagaaaataataaacaagcagtcttataactcaggggggctaataattctgactttaactgtgtttatgtactattatatatatacactatacatatacatatactgtatatgcactgtatgtaaataattttaataatgagaaaacaaaacaagactaCCTCGCTGCATTGTTATTATCTCTAAACGAGATTGAATAAAATACCTGAATTGTTTGCATATTATAAgacctctctgaaaaaaaaagattttacaaattttctaaaaccaataaacaccggagaaggttttaaatattatttattaagtatttggatacgatgataataatcaaattatgcaaacagagcatttttggggtgaGTGAAAGTATAaaggcgacctttttttctgtagactagaATATCTATTTTTCTTAAATACATGAAGACCTTTATTAGtggatagctgctgagcgcaatgAAACGtgggctatattttattacttgctcttatgtgcttaAACACAACACTttccttaaataattttaaataaaagcgaatcacctattaagtgtcatagcctatagggaaaaaaaataatgtttcagGTCTTTCcagagcatttgggctgaatgtttgacgacGTCTATCTAAACGagaatgttataaaatacattttctttattcttttcatttttctgtctttATTAACGGAGACtgtctgtggttttatattatggattggTGTGCTCACTGCGCTGGGTCtctccgttagtggcgagaccactcgatttcgatgccaacagtcggtcggcgagtaaatgaatatgataaatgtgaacacacaggcatgtgcgtacaGACATATCATGTACTGCTGAACAGTAAcgggtcatttgtttgtttcggatgtttttatttgaatggttttgtgatgatgtgatggtgtgctttatctgccggattcccgctgaagtgggcgggttgtgtgacgttttgaTTCGGGGGACATTCTGGGGGCAGGGTTTGCGTGACGtgctgtgagctactagcccgacagtggaaacgcgatatgatttcggcctcactgctcaacctcccgtgcgattggcccggcccggcccgattaaagcccttgCTCGCACTGGCccaacagtggaaatgcggctaatgtatgaactttctgtaacaagcacATGTGCATGGgagtttttgttctttttctatGAATcggattaaagtattttttttatatattgtgacagaagaataaagcacaagatgcgGGATgctacctgtgtgagccttgatttatttttctgctgctacacgagtcaggtaagctaacctgtattttttttaactctatccATTACACAACATCTTTCATATATATCCGGAAtaagcaggtgtaagtaatatgaatcatccacatatcttttgcgacttcattatctgagatgtgaaaagcatggaaaagctgcctgaagcCAATCAATGCAGTCACGCGCGCATAAACATAAGAGACACGAACGTGCTGGTGgagtgggtttgtgtgtgtgtgtttacagcagtttgactgataaatatgattttgtagctaaatcgtttgcccgcaaagcagcatttcccattgtttactcAGGGGTGAccaggtagatctccaggagcaggattgagcacccctggtttacatCGTTGCTAAAGCATagcgttaacgctagacactgaacATGTCATcatatattttaacaaataaaaacacttacagatcgagctcacagcttctgctttgaggagattttagccgaatccagcactgaactgggagagattctggaagcttgctgtgtattttataattctctggaacataattaatattaaactgtaagcacttctgtctttgtgccgtgtcctttggaagcccaaatacagaaacagtagacattttcaaaacatttttaacttcatctctgctataacatcACAGCGTCTCTGGCCACGGCGCTTACCTGCGCAGTTTGTATGCGCAGTAAACGAACtttgatctcacagggggcggaagtattttttgttgtccccaaaatttgttcattgtaggctttgctaagctaactctgtaaaaaccgaGGTCTCCCTTTGAATTGAACTTTgagctttttacattcagagatgttgtttatgttcacacagctacattacacatcaactaaagtttaaaatatgatatcatagtggaccaccccttaaaAAAAACctctctattaaacagcactTATGGAAAGTAAAGCattatgttacttttgagttacttttgcattactttttccaTACCTGCTTGAGGCTtcatctctttcagaacttgcagggggttcttctttctttttttttaatagaggaacTTTGCAGTTAACATTGCACTGTTCGATCATTACAAATCGTTTACcttttaaaaatacatcaaataagaataatttaggataatgttatcttctgagaatTTCCTGAGCCTAGAGctctacagggtgggccatttatatggatacaccttaataaaatgggaatggttggtgatattaacgtcctggttgtggcacattagtatatgtgaggggcaaACTTTTTAAGATGGGTGGTGACGGTGGCCATATTGAAGTCAGCCATCTTaaatccaacttttgttttttcaataggaagaggatcatttgacacatcaaacttattgggaatttcacaagaaaaacaacggTGCACTTGGTTTTAAAGTTACTTTATTTTTCCATGAGTTATTTACAAACTtttgaccacttataaaatgtgttaaattcaatatgctgcccattgtgttgaaTTTTCAATGCAATCCTCTTCTCCCACTcctcacacactgatagcaacaccgcaggagagatgccagcacaggcttccagtatccatagtttcaggcgctgcacatcttgtatcttacgttgatatcaccaaccattcccattttattaaggtgtatccatataaatggcgcATCCTGTACATGCCGTATATGCAGATTAATGACAGTTGAAAGCAATCTGATTGATGCTTTTGTACTTTATGTCCTATTAGTGAAGTAAAATGAGTATTGAGACAAACTTGTACCTTTTACTTGTCTTCCATGTGttcagaaaaatgaaaaatacttgCAGCGCAGAAATGTAAGGTTCTGCCATCTTGGCTTCTGTTTTAATTaagctaaattaattaattaagctaAAAAATAACTCCcgttatgtttttaaaaagtaatttatacatttttttaaagtaatgtgttacttgttaattaaaaaagtaacttTATTACATAACTtgcattacttgtaatgcgttacccctaaaggctgatttatacttctgcgtcaaacaccgg
This genomic window contains:
- the rab3aa gene encoding RAB3A, member RAS oncogene family, a: MASANDARYGQKDSAEQNFDYMFKVLIIGNSSVGKTSFLFRYADDSFTPAFVSTVGIDFKVKTIYRNDKRIKLQIWDTAGQERYRTITTAYYRGAMGFILMYDITNEDSFNAVQDWSTQIKTYSWDNAQVLLVGNKCDMEDERVVAGQRGRQLSEQLGFEFFEASAKDNINVKQTFERLVDVICERMSENLESADPSMTGNKLGPELSEQPQRSHKDCAC